The following coding sequences lie in one Rutidosis leptorrhynchoides isolate AG116_Rl617_1_P2 chromosome 6, CSIRO_AGI_Rlap_v1, whole genome shotgun sequence genomic window:
- the LOC139852458 gene encoding F-box protein PP2-A15: MGSSLSNLTEWGPITGTGGGPGLGDIPESCVACVFLCLTPPEICNLARLNRAFRNAASSDAVWESKLPENYQNLLELLPIEKYQNLCKKDVFALLSRPVPFDDGNKEVWLDKVTGRVCLSISTKSMSITGIEDRRYWNWVQTEESRFNIVAYLQQIWWFEVDGSIKFPLPADIYTLSFRIHLGRFSKRLGRRVCYFEHTHGWDIKPVRFDFSTSDGQEASTECFLDDCVEDYANGCHKRGCWIEYKVGEFVVHESDSDTEVRFSMKQIDCTHSKGGLCVDSVSIIPSDLKAVRRRR; encoded by the exons atgggaTCATCCTTATCCAATTTAACTGAATGGGGTCCGATCACCGGCACCGGTGGTGGTCCTGGACTCGGCGATATACCAGAAAGCTGTGTCGCGTGTGTGTTTCTGTGTCTAACACCACCTGaaatttgtaatttagctcgtttGAATCGTGCCTTTCGTAACGCTGCATCCTCAGATGCTGTTTGGGAATCGAAACTTCCGGAGAATTATCAAAATCTGTTGGAGTTATTACCGATTGAAAAGTaccaaaatttgtgtaaaaaagatGTTTTTGCTCTTCTTTCTCGCCCTGTTCCGTTTGATGATGGCAATAAG GAAGTATGGTTGGATAAAGTTACTGGAAGAGTTTGCTTGTCGATCTCCACCAAGTCAATGTCAATAACTGGAATAGAAGATCGCAGATACTGGAATTGGGTTCAAACCGAAGAATCTag GTTCAATATCGTTGCGTATTTACAACAAATATGGTGGTTCGAGGTTGACGGGTCTATAAAATTCCCTCTTCCAGCAGATATCTACACGTTATCATTTAGAATACACTTGGGGAGATTTTCTAAAAGGTTAGGACGCCGTGTTTGTTATTTTGAACACACCCATGGGTGGGATATAAAACCCGTAAGGTTTGACTTTTCAACATCAGACGGTCAAGAAGCATCTACCGAATGTTTTTTAGACGATTGTGTTGAAGATTATGCAAACGGATGTCACAAACGAGGTTGTTGGATAGAATACAAAGTGGGCGAGTTCGTTGTACACGAGTCTGATTCCGACACTGAAGTGAGATTCTCTATGAAGCAAATTGATTGCACTCATTCAAAAGGTGGATTATGTGTAGATTCTGTATCTATAATCCCAAGTGATCTTAAAGCAGTTAGAAGAAGGCGTTGA